In the Gammaproteobacteria bacterium genome, TATTTATTGTTCTATTAAAATTCTTGTTTTTACTAATATGCGGAAAGTGAATCATTAACTGCCTGTAAAAGTCTCTCCATGTCAATTCTCTGAGCCAAAAATCATGTCGCCAATCAGATTTTTTTAAATCATGACTCCTCTTTATTGCTGATAAACATTGTCTCGGACCCAACATTCCAAAACTGAGATAAGGCGAAAACATGGATGTACAATTCAGTGCCGGATAATCTCTATTTTGTTGATATCCCTCTAATTTCGATGAACAAAAGGTTTGTAATTTTTGATAAATATCAGATGATGAAACACTCCAGTTTGATAATTTTAAGTCAAACTTCTTATCAATTTCAAAAGGAATTGCATTTGTGATGGGTTTATGACTTTGACGGATTTTGTATTTGAGCCATTGTTTTGGATTCTCAATCATTGAAAGCCACTTTTTGTAATAGGGAGTGAAGACTTTATAAGGCTGATAATTTTGTGATAATACCGGTTGGCTAACAATTAAATCATAATCAAACGCATGGACTTCAATGGAATGTTTAGAGAGTGTGGAAATTACTTTTTTATCTCGTTGGTTTTCATCGAATGGAGTTTCTTTAAGAAAATAAATCTTGCGAACTTTATTTTTCATGCAGTAATTTAAAAGTAATTCCGGTATGTCTTTAAACATATCGCATGAAGTTTTCTCAAATCTTATTCCGATCGAACCAGATTCAACAGCTAATTGATTGACTCTACGTTTGCGAAATTCAATGCTTATATCTGATTCATTGTGCTTTTTCCATTGCTTTTCAGTAGCAATATACAGGATTTGTGTTTTGCAGGTATTATCCTCTAATGCTTTTGCTAGAGCAGGATGATCCTGAATGCGTAAATCACGGCGTAACCAAACCAAGTTCATGAACTATATCTCGTTTTGCAAACCAAGTTCAGAAGGATAGGGTTGTAAATAATATTGCGAATTCAAATATTCGGAACCAAACTGTTTGAAATAGTGTTTCAATAGTGTCAAAGGCGTTATTAAATTGACTTCACGTTTTCTATATT is a window encoding:
- a CDS encoding deoxyribodipyrimidine photo-lyase, giving the protein MNLVWLRRDLRIQDHPALAKALEDNTCKTQILYIATEKQWKKHNESDISIEFRKRRVNQLAVESGSIGIRFEKTSCDMFKDIPELLLNYCMKNKVRKIYFLKETPFDENQRDKKVISTLSKHSIEVHAFDYDLIVSQPVLSQNYQPYKVFTPYYKKWLSMIENPKQWLKYKIRQSHKPITNAIPFEIDKKFDLKLSNWSVSSSDIYQKLQTFCSSKLEGYQQNRDYPALNCTSMFSPYLSFGMLGPRQCLSAIKRSHDLKKSDWRHDFWLRELTWRDFYRQLMIHFPHISKNKNFNRTINIHWDYRPELIEKWQNGETGFPIIDAAMRQLKETGWMHNRLRMIVAVFFTKILFQDWRVGEKWFMENLIDGEFAANNGGWQWSASTGCDAVPYFRIFNPYLQSQKFDSAGTFIRRYVPELMNLSNKEIHNPTDSTRKKCQYPKEIVDYQSAKNRTIQLFKQSAS